One region of Skermanella mucosa genomic DNA includes:
- a CDS encoding acyl-CoA mutase large subunit family protein, with the protein MTAAQSNKAESTKTAVAAELEAARPGPGAPKPVTPSGIEIPAVVTPDMLTRPDPGMPGEAPFTRGIFADGYRGRLWTIRQYSGFGTAEESNQRYRFLLDGGQTGLSVALDLPTQCGLDPTDPIAKPEVGKVGVSLSNLAEAEILFDGIDLSKISTSFTINGTAAIIYAMYCAVADKQGVPRSKLTGTIQNDILKEYVARGTWIFPVRPSMRLIADTILFSNEETPRFNPISIAGAHVRDAGATAVEELGYTLANGLAYVEELLRRGGDATKFAQRLSFFFYVHMDFFEEVCKFRAARRLWASLLEERFGITDPKAQRFRFGVVCGGSSLTSAQPYNNIVRVGIETMAAVMGGAQSIFTCAYDEAFQIPTEFSAEIAMRTQQIVAHETGISKTVDPLGGSYFVEWLTDRMEQETRAVIAEIDDYGGVIKAIEDGYLQMRIAERAKLRKQGIDSGETVVVGQNHFRRDNQTDDFGEVFRLDPQAARRVREKYDGVMGRRDEARVARSLEALGIAAADDGENMMPYLIECCHAYATVGEMVAALKKHWGEFQEPIRL; encoded by the coding sequence ATGACCGCCGCGCAATCCAACAAGGCAGAAAGCACCAAGACGGCCGTCGCGGCCGAACTGGAAGCCGCGAGGCCGGGTCCCGGCGCGCCGAAGCCGGTGACCCCCTCGGGGATCGAGATCCCGGCGGTGGTCACGCCCGACATGCTGACGCGGCCGGACCCCGGAATGCCGGGGGAGGCGCCGTTCACGCGCGGGATCTTCGCCGACGGCTATCGCGGGCGGCTCTGGACGATCCGCCAATATTCCGGTTTCGGCACGGCGGAGGAGTCGAACCAGCGCTACCGCTTCCTGCTCGACGGCGGCCAGACCGGGCTGTCCGTGGCGCTGGATCTGCCGACCCAGTGCGGGCTGGACCCGACAGACCCCATCGCGAAGCCCGAGGTCGGCAAGGTCGGCGTCTCGCTGTCCAATCTCGCCGAGGCGGAGATCCTGTTCGACGGTATCGACTTGTCGAAGATCTCCACCTCCTTCACCATCAACGGCACCGCGGCGATCATCTACGCCATGTATTGCGCGGTCGCCGACAAGCAGGGCGTGCCGCGCTCCAAGCTGACCGGCACGATCCAGAACGATATCCTGAAGGAATACGTGGCGCGCGGCACCTGGATCTTCCCGGTGCGCCCGAGCATGCGCCTGATCGCCGACACCATCCTGTTCTCCAACGAGGAAACGCCGCGCTTCAACCCGATCAGCATCGCCGGCGCCCATGTCCGCGACGCCGGGGCGACGGCGGTGGAGGAACTGGGCTACACCCTCGCCAACGGCCTCGCCTATGTCGAGGAACTGCTGCGGCGGGGCGGCGACGCCACGAAGTTCGCCCAGCGGCTCAGCTTCTTCTTCTATGTCCACATGGATTTCTTCGAGGAGGTCTGCAAATTCCGGGCGGCCCGGCGGCTGTGGGCCAGCCTGCTGGAGGAGCGGTTCGGCATCACCGATCCCAAGGCGCAGCGCTTCCGGTTCGGCGTGGTATGCGGCGGCTCCTCCCTGACCTCGGCCCAGCCCTACAACAACATCGTGCGCGTCGGCATCGAGACCATGGCGGCCGTCATGGGCGGCGCCCAGTCGATCTTCACCTGCGCCTACGACGAGGCGTTCCAGATCCCGACCGAGTTCAGCGCCGAGATCGCCATGCGGACACAGCAGATCGTGGCCCACGAGACCGGCATCTCGAAGACCGTCGACCCGCTCGGCGGCAGCTACTTCGTCGAGTGGCTGACCGACCGCATGGAACAGGAGACCCGCGCCGTCATCGCGGAGATCGACGACTACGGCGGCGTGATCAAGGCCATCGAGGACGGCTATCTCCAGATGCGGATCGCGGAGCGGGCCAAGCTCCGCAAGCAGGGGATCGACAGCGGCGAAACCGTCGTCGTCGGCCAGAACCATTTCCGGCGCGACAACCAGACCGACGATTTCGGCGAGGTCTTCCGCCTGGACCCCCAGGCGGCCCGCCGGGTGCGCGAGAAGTACGACGGCGTCATGGGGCGCCGCGACGAAGCCCGCGTGGCCAGGAGCCTGGAGGCGCTCGGCATCGCTGCGGCCGATGACGGCGAGAACATGATGCCGTACCTGATCGAGTGCTGCCACGCCTACGCCACCGTCGGCGAGATGGTGGCCGCGCTGAAGAAGCACTGGGGCGAGTTCCAGGAACCGATCCGACTGTGA
- a CDS encoding enoyl-CoA hydratase/isomerase family protein: MNDELLVERRDDVLSVTLNRPEKRNPLSRALLEALRGCFEAHKDDPALRVAVLRGAGEKSFAAGGDLKDLGMLRSAEQAGEMADHAKAALDAVRRFPVPVVAALNGDALGGGAELAVACDFRVGARHARIGFVQGRLNIATAWGGGIDLLTLLGPAAGLRLLARSDLLDMEAAQAIGLVDAVAEPDQGLDEAVADFIGPMLRQAPQVLRAFKALAAAHRAGASRIDMERLETRLFAGTWVHDDHWSAVERLNLGRR, translated from the coding sequence ATGAACGACGAATTGCTGGTCGAGCGCCGCGACGACGTCCTGTCCGTCACCCTGAACCGGCCGGAAAAGCGCAATCCCCTGAGCCGCGCCCTGCTGGAGGCACTCCGAGGATGCTTCGAGGCGCACAAGGACGACCCGGCCCTGCGGGTCGCCGTGCTGCGCGGGGCGGGCGAGAAGAGCTTCGCGGCCGGCGGCGACCTGAAGGACCTGGGCATGCTCCGCTCGGCCGAGCAGGCCGGAGAGATGGCGGACCATGCCAAGGCGGCGCTCGACGCGGTCCGCCGGTTCCCCGTTCCCGTGGTCGCCGCCCTCAACGGCGACGCGCTGGGGGGCGGGGCGGAACTGGCCGTCGCCTGCGACTTCCGCGTCGGCGCCCGCCATGCCCGGATCGGCTTCGTCCAGGGCAGGCTCAACATCGCGACCGCCTGGGGCGGGGGCATCGACCTGCTGACCCTTCTCGGGCCGGCCGCCGGGCTGCGGCTGCTGGCGCGCTCCGATCTCCTCGACATGGAGGCGGCGCAGGCCATCGGGCTGGTGGACGCGGTGGCCGAACCGGACCAGGGGCTGGACGAGGCCGTCGCCGACTTCATCGGGCCGATGCTGCGCCAGGCCCCGCAGGTGCTCCGCGCCTTCAAGGCGCTGGCGGCGGCGCATCGCGCGGGAGCTTCCCGCATCGACATGGAACGGCTGGAAACCAGGCTGTTCGCCGGAACCTGGGTCCATGACGACCACTGGTCCGCCGTCGAGCGGCTCAACCTGGGACGGAGGTAG
- a CDS encoding substrate-binding domain-containing protein, producing MTLKSCIVAMAAAAVAFGAPAAAFAQNKVNLGVAIPAATHSFTAGIVWWANEAKKELEAKHPDLKVTIKTAANAGEQANQLQDLTTANKINALVIFPFESAALTRPVAQVKKQGVYVTVVDRGLTDTSAQDAYVSGDNTAFGKVPAEYIAKALDGKGNVVALRGIATTLDNERMDAFNSVMKNYPDIKLLDARYANWNRDDAFKVMQDYLTRFKQIDAVWAADDDMAVGVLRAIEQAKREDIKIVFGGAGAKGMIKTLIDGTDPLIQANVSYSPKFIYDAIKMTAEARLKGEALPETTIVPSVLITKDNAKDFYFPDSPF from the coding sequence ATGACGTTGAAGTCCTGCATAGTCGCGATGGCCGCGGCGGCGGTCGCGTTCGGAGCGCCCGCGGCGGCGTTCGCCCAGAACAAGGTCAACCTGGGCGTCGCCATCCCGGCGGCGACCCACAGCTTCACCGCCGGCATCGTCTGGTGGGCCAACGAGGCCAAGAAGGAACTGGAGGCCAAGCACCCCGACCTGAAGGTCACGATCAAGACGGCGGCCAACGCCGGCGAGCAGGCTAACCAGCTCCAGGACCTGACGACTGCCAACAAGATCAACGCGCTGGTGATCTTCCCGTTCGAGTCAGCGGCGCTGACCCGGCCGGTGGCGCAGGTCAAGAAGCAGGGCGTGTACGTGACCGTGGTCGATCGTGGCCTGACCGACACCAGCGCCCAGGACGCGTACGTGTCCGGCGACAATACCGCTTTCGGCAAGGTGCCCGCGGAGTACATCGCCAAGGCGCTGGACGGGAAGGGCAATGTCGTGGCCCTGCGCGGCATCGCCACCACGCTCGACAACGAGCGGATGGACGCCTTCAACTCCGTGATGAAGAATTATCCCGACATCAAGCTGCTGGACGCCCGGTACGCCAACTGGAACCGCGACGACGCCTTCAAGGTGATGCAGGACTACCTGACCCGCTTCAAGCAGATCGACGCGGTCTGGGCCGCCGACGACGACATGGCGGTGGGCGTGCTGAGGGCGATCGAGCAGGCCAAGCGCGAGGACATCAAGATCGTGTTCGGCGGCGCCGGGGCCAAGGGCATGATCAAGACCCTGATCGACGGAACCGATCCGCTAATCCAGGCCAACGTCTCCTACTCGCCGAAATTCATCTACGACGCGATCAAGATGACGGCCGAGGCCCGCCTGAAGGGGGAGGCCCTGCCCGAAACCACGATCGTCCCGTCGGTGCTGATCACCAAGGACAACGCGAAGGACTTCTACTTCCCCGACAGCCCGTTCTGA
- a CDS encoding autotransporter outer membrane beta-barrel domain-containing protein, protein MKRILLSSVSPLILGLPVAAGLLLTGAAPASAQFTVGAGSTSTTSRTLSGTQTGTVEATGTLQTTGTSVTLNNSATGALLDNAGTIRSTGSRSFDTSGAANARTFSLVNRAGALFQSDVSDAFRINTNITGGSVTITNSGTIRAAAPTDTASSVQGQALDLRTMNRAGVALTVTNTATGLIEALNDDALRPGLNAVIDNAGTIRSFGANTSGGANGTSDAIDAGARTGVAVTNQATGVISGARHGITADNDISVTNLAGGTITGRNGSGVGSDGNGMVVNRGTISGDYAGAGNIFNSSGTASANGDGDGVDIDLIATISNYGTIRGTGAGGVDSGGRPNGSEGIAAGGGTILNAAGATITGATRGILIDDGASGSAYGATTITNEGTIAGLAGAGITLVGTYDDTVTNSGTISGAGTGAVALDLGAGNDSLTVRGGGFSGAVRGGAGSDTLVFAVGDGATYGDANAFSGFETTRIDTGTVRLTGSLESTGRVTVAAGAGLGGSASIATATLANAGTVSPGSETGSIGTLAVTGGFTNASTGTLAVDIDAAGRSDLLQADGTAVLDGGTLALTAASGTYAQDTAYTVLSATGGVTGRFATLSGSLPSLFLMPEVSYGADAVRVTVVRNATTYESVASGAAGTAVARALDQAQGSATGNLKTALGRLNQLDAAQAASAFDQMAPDASNAFSTIATGASSRFRDAVGQRLGAVRSAGGANAPGQQFAFAGNPAELAAAPADAAAESSRGGVWGRGFGLYGRADGDAGMDNGFDWRGGGMQFGADAEVAPGTVVGVSAGFSRTIVLHERAGTDGDVSSYQLGLYGSQTWGRTDLNVQVGVAQNDYHGSRRIDFVPNPGLATSDFGGTELSAAVEGGRTYDVHGFDVRPAAGLSWTRFVQDSYTENGATGAELAVSGKAENALTATLGVAASAPFRTETLGTVTPSLEVRWGYDLVQPDATITSRFAGATGGSFTVEGNEPSRNAVILAAGVSAELPMGLALNLGGAAELRDGQQAYALLGRIRYQW, encoded by the coding sequence ATGAAGCGCATCCTTCTTTCCAGCGTCAGCCCCCTGATCCTCGGCCTGCCCGTCGCCGCCGGCCTCCTGCTCACCGGCGCGGCGCCGGCCTCGGCCCAGTTCACGGTCGGCGCCGGATCCACCAGCACCACGTCGAGGACCCTGAGCGGCACGCAGACCGGCACCGTCGAGGCGACGGGGACGCTCCAGACCACCGGCACCTCCGTCACGCTGAACAACTCCGCGACCGGCGCCCTGCTCGACAATGCCGGCACGATCCGCTCCACCGGCAGCCGCAGCTTCGACACCTCCGGCGCCGCTAATGCCCGGACCTTCTCCCTGGTCAACCGCGCCGGCGCGCTGTTCCAGTCCGACGTCAGCGACGCGTTCCGGATCAACACCAACATCACCGGCGGCTCGGTCACCATCACCAATTCCGGCACGATCCGCGCCGCGGCACCGACCGACACAGCCAGTTCGGTGCAGGGACAGGCGCTGGACCTGCGCACCATGAACAGGGCCGGCGTGGCGCTCACCGTCACCAACACCGCGACCGGCCTGATCGAGGCGCTGAATGACGACGCGCTGCGGCCCGGCCTGAACGCGGTCATCGACAATGCCGGAACCATCCGAAGCTTCGGCGCCAATACCAGCGGCGGGGCCAACGGCACATCGGACGCGATCGACGCGGGCGCCAGGACGGGCGTCGCGGTGACCAACCAGGCGACCGGCGTGATCTCCGGCGCGCGGCACGGCATCACCGCCGACAATGACATCAGCGTCACCAACCTGGCGGGCGGGACCATCACCGGGCGCAACGGGTCCGGCGTCGGGTCCGACGGCAACGGCATGGTCGTAAACCGCGGCACGATCTCCGGCGACTATGCCGGCGCCGGCAACATCTTCAACAGCAGCGGAACTGCCTCCGCGAACGGCGACGGCGACGGGGTCGATATCGACCTGATCGCGACGATCTCCAACTACGGCACGATCCGAGGGACCGGCGCCGGGGGCGTGGACAGCGGCGGGCGACCGAACGGCAGCGAGGGCATCGCGGCCGGCGGCGGCACCATCCTGAACGCCGCCGGCGCCACCATCACGGGCGCCACGCGCGGCATCCTGATCGACGACGGAGCGTCGGGCAGCGCCTACGGCGCCACCACCATCACCAACGAGGGCACGATCGCGGGCCTCGCCGGGGCCGGCATCACCCTGGTCGGCACCTACGACGACACCGTGACGAACAGCGGCACCATTTCCGGCGCCGGGACCGGCGCGGTCGCGCTGGACCTGGGGGCCGGCAACGACAGCCTGACGGTCCGGGGCGGCGGCTTCTCCGGCGCAGTCCGGGGCGGCGCTGGGTCGGACACCCTTGTCTTCGCCGTCGGAGACGGGGCGACCTACGGTGACGCCAACGCGTTCTCCGGGTTCGAGACCACCCGCATCGACACCGGCACCGTTCGGCTGACCGGATCGCTGGAAAGCACGGGCCGCGTGACGGTCGCCGCCGGCGCCGGCCTCGGCGGCTCGGCGTCGATCGCCACCGCGACGCTGGCCAACGCCGGGACGGTGTCGCCGGGAAGCGAGACCGGGTCGATCGGAACGCTGGCCGTGACCGGCGGCTTCACCAACGCCTCCACCGGCACCCTGGCGGTGGACATCGACGCGGCAGGCCGGTCGGACCTGCTCCAGGCCGACGGCACCGCGGTGCTGGACGGCGGCACCCTGGCGCTGACCGCTGCGTCCGGCACCTACGCGCAGGACACCGCCTATACGGTCCTGTCCGCCACCGGGGGCGTGACGGGGCGCTTCGCCACCCTGAGCGGATCGCTGCCGAGCCTGTTCCTGATGCCGGAGGTCAGCTACGGGGCGGATGCCGTGCGGGTCACCGTCGTGCGCAACGCGACGACTTACGAGTCGGTCGCCAGCGGCGCGGCCGGCACCGCGGTTGCCCGCGCGTTGGACCAGGCGCAGGGCAGCGCCACCGGGAACCTGAAGACGGCCCTGGGCCGGCTCAACCAGCTGGACGCCGCCCAGGCGGCCAGCGCGTTCGACCAGATGGCGCCCGACGCCTCCAACGCCTTCAGCACCATCGCCACCGGCGCGTCGTCCCGGTTCCGGGACGCGGTCGGGCAGCGGCTGGGCGCCGTGAGGAGCGCCGGGGGCGCGAACGCTCCCGGCCAGCAGTTCGCCTTCGCTGGCAATCCGGCCGAGTTGGCGGCCGCACCCGCCGATGCGGCCGCGGAAAGCTCCCGCGGCGGGGTCTGGGGCCGCGGCTTCGGCCTCTATGGACGGGCGGACGGCGATGCCGGCATGGACAACGGCTTCGACTGGCGGGGCGGCGGCATGCAGTTCGGGGCCGACGCCGAGGTGGCGCCGGGCACCGTGGTCGGCGTGTCGGCCGGGTTCTCCCGCACCATCGTCCTGCATGAGCGGGCAGGCACCGACGGCGACGTCAGCAGCTACCAGCTCGGCCTCTACGGCAGCCAGACCTGGGGACGGACCGACCTGAACGTCCAGGTCGGGGTCGCGCAGAACGACTATCACGGATCGCGCCGGATCGACTTCGTGCCGAACCCGGGCCTCGCCACGTCGGATTTCGGCGGGACCGAGCTGTCCGCCGCGGTCGAGGGAGGCCGCACCTACGATGTCCACGGGTTCGACGTCAGGCCCGCCGCCGGGCTGTCCTGGACCCGCTTCGTCCAGGACAGCTATACCGAGAACGGCGCCACCGGGGCGGAACTGGCCGTCTCCGGCAAGGCGGAGAACGCCCTGACCGCCACCCTCGGCGTCGCAGCGTCCGCCCCGTTCCGGACCGAGACGCTGGGGACCGTCACGCCGTCGCTCGAGGTCCGCTGGGGCTATGACCTGGTGCAGCCGGACGCCACCATCACCTCGCGCTTCGCGGGGGCGACAGGCGGCAGCTTCACGGTCGAGGGCAACGAGCCGTCGCGCAACGCCGTGATCCTCGCCGCCGGCGTCTCGGCCGAGCTGCCCATGGGGCTGGCCCTGAACCTGGGCGGGGCCGCCGAACTGCGCGACGGCCAGCAGGCCTACGCGCTGCTCGGCCGCATCCGCTACCAGTGGTAG
- a CDS encoding cobalamin B12-binding domain-containing protein: MSLKGKRILIAKPGLDGHDVGAKVIALALRDAGADVIYTGLRKSPDYIARVAVEEDVDAVGLSLLSGSHNELVAETLRCLRDLDGGDIMIFVGGTIPAEDQPELLRIGVRGVFTADQKLEDVVAAIDRELAA; encoded by the coding sequence ATGAGCCTTAAGGGCAAACGCATCCTGATCGCCAAGCCCGGCCTTGACGGGCACGACGTCGGCGCGAAGGTGATCGCCCTGGCGCTGCGCGACGCCGGGGCCGACGTGATCTATACCGGCCTGCGCAAGAGCCCCGACTACATCGCCCGCGTCGCGGTCGAGGAGGACGTGGACGCGGTCGGCCTCAGCCTGCTGTCGGGCAGCCACAACGAACTGGTGGCCGAGACACTGCGCTGTCTGCGCGACCTGGACGGCGGGGACATCATGATCTTCGTCGGCGGCACCATCCCGGCGGAGGACCAGCCGGAACTGCTGCGGATCGGCGTCCGGGGGGTCTTCACGGCGGACCAGAAGCTGGAAGACGTGGTGGCGGCCATAGACCGGGAACTGGCCGCATGA
- a CDS encoding helix-turn-helix transcriptional regulator, whose protein sequence is MPLTPEQCRAARGLLDWTQDELAAAAEVSRSTVRGFESGQRDMQRATMAAIRRALEGAGVSFLDADGTSGPGVRLSGPVLPN, encoded by the coding sequence ATGCCGCTGACCCCCGAGCAATGCCGCGCCGCGCGCGGGCTGTTGGACTGGACCCAGGACGAGCTTGCCGCCGCCGCGGAAGTGAGCCGGAGCACCGTGCGGGGCTTCGAAAGCGGCCAAAGGGACATGCAGCGGGCGACCATGGCGGCAATCCGCCGCGCGCTGGAGGGCGCGGGCGTGAGCTTCCTGGATGCCGACGGGACCAGCGGGCCAGGCGTCAGGCTGTCGGGACCCGTACTTCCGAACTAA
- the ybaL gene encoding YbaL family putative K(+) efflux transporter gives MPAHHTPLVSMIAIGLVLAFLLGLVAHRLRVSPLVGYLLAGIIVGPFTPGFVADQALANELAEIGVILLMFAVGLHFSLKDLLSVRAVALPGAVVQIGVATLLGMALAWALGWQVGAGIVFGLALSVASTVVLIRALQERRIMDTDRGRIAVGWLIVEDLAMVLVLVMLPALAGALGGAGETPDWYAIAFSAGMTLVKVATFVAIMLIAGRRVVPWIMHYAAHTGSRELFRLSVYAVALGIAYGAAALFGVSFALGAFFAGMVLAESPLSQRATEEALPLRDAFAVLFFVSVGMLFDPGVLVRSPWSVLATVTIIVIGKSIAAYSIVRLFGRSNGTALTISASLAQIGEFSFILAGLGVGMGVLPQEGRDLILAGAIISILLNPLIFAAVDRPRSRKAPDRTLPTSAGDNAVPAAADDAVGAVVPDAAADLTPTSLTDHDVLIGYGRVGSLVGSGLRAAGRPVLVFEERADEIEAARRDGAEVVVGNAADPEILATANLPAARRLIVTVPEAFEAGQVVEQARAANPNLEIVARAHTDAAVEHLTDLGASLAVMGEREIALRILERIEHDDEAAGARLQAGGGRADPPAD, from the coding sequence GTGCCGGCGCATCACACACCGCTTGTCTCGATGATCGCCATCGGCCTTGTCCTGGCCTTTCTCCTGGGGCTTGTCGCTCACCGCCTGCGCGTCTCCCCGCTGGTGGGATACCTGCTGGCCGGGATCATCGTCGGTCCCTTCACGCCGGGCTTCGTCGCCGACCAGGCGCTGGCGAACGAACTGGCGGAGATCGGCGTGATCCTGCTGATGTTCGCGGTCGGCCTGCATTTCTCGCTCAAGGACCTGCTGTCGGTCAGGGCGGTGGCACTGCCCGGGGCCGTGGTGCAGATCGGCGTCGCGACCCTTCTCGGCATGGCCCTGGCCTGGGCGCTCGGATGGCAGGTCGGGGCGGGGATCGTCTTCGGCCTGGCGCTGTCGGTCGCCAGCACGGTCGTCCTGATCCGCGCCCTCCAGGAGCGGCGCATCATGGACACCGACCGGGGCCGCATCGCGGTCGGCTGGCTGATCGTCGAGGATCTGGCGATGGTGCTGGTGCTCGTCATGCTGCCGGCGCTCGCCGGGGCGCTGGGCGGCGCCGGGGAGACGCCGGACTGGTACGCCATCGCGTTCTCGGCCGGGATGACCCTGGTGAAGGTCGCCACCTTCGTCGCGATCATGCTGATTGCCGGGCGCCGCGTAGTTCCCTGGATCATGCATTACGCCGCCCACACGGGATCGCGCGAGCTGTTCCGCCTGTCGGTCTACGCGGTCGCCCTGGGGATCGCCTACGGCGCCGCCGCCCTGTTCGGCGTGTCCTTCGCGCTCGGCGCCTTCTTCGCCGGCATGGTCCTGGCGGAGAGCCCCCTGAGCCAGCGCGCGACCGAGGAGGCGCTGCCCCTGCGCGACGCCTTCGCCGTGCTGTTCTTCGTCTCGGTCGGGATGCTGTTCGACCCCGGCGTCCTGGTCCGGTCTCCCTGGTCGGTGCTCGCCACGGTGACCATCATCGTGATCGGCAAGTCGATCGCCGCCTACTCGATCGTCCGCCTGTTCGGCCGTTCCAACGGGACGGCGCTGACCATCTCCGCCAGCCTCGCGCAGATCGGCGAATTCTCCTTCATCCTGGCCGGCCTGGGCGTCGGCATGGGCGTGCTTCCGCAGGAAGGGCGCGACCTGATCCTGGCCGGCGCCATCATCTCGATCCTGCTGAACCCGCTGATCTTCGCCGCCGTGGACCGGCCGCGGTCCCGCAAGGCGCCGGACCGGACGCTCCCGACCTCCGCCGGGGATAATGCCGTGCCGGCGGCCGCGGACGATGCCGTCGGGGCGGTCGTGCCCGACGCGGCCGCCGATCTGACGCCGACCAGCCTGACCGACCACGACGTCCTGATCGGCTATGGCCGGGTCGGCTCCCTGGTCGGATCGGGCCTGCGCGCCGCCGGGCGGCCGGTCCTGGTGTTCGAGGAGCGGGCCGACGAGATCGAGGCGGCGCGCCGCGACGGCGCCGAGGTGGTGGTCGGCAACGCCGCCGATCCCGAGATCCTAGCGACCGCAAACCTGCCGGCCGCCCGCCGGCTGATCGTCACCGTTCCCGAAGCCTTCGAGGCGGGCCAGGTGGTCGAGCAGGCCAGGGCGGCGAACCCGAACCTGGAGATCGTCGCCCGCGCCCACACCGACGCGGCGGTCGAACACCTGACCGACCTGGGTGCCAGCCTGGCGGTCATGGGCGAGCGGGAGATCGCCCTGCGGATCCTGGAGCGGATCGAGCACGACGACGAGGCCGCCGGAGCCCGTCTCCAGGCCGGCGGAGGGCGAGCGGACCCGCCCGCGGATTAG
- a CDS encoding ABC transporter permease, producing the protein MVERQAEPRTVPRFQQVRSLGSWLHGVGPIAGLVLLCVVGTLLNGDFASLDNATNVLTRTAFIGIIAVGMCFVIISGGIDLSVGSMAALIAGLVILLMNTLAGWIAQPVLVVAAGMVCSVLLGAAFGLIHGLLITRGRIEPFIVTLGTLGIFRAYLTYFSNGGAITLDYELSDVYSPVYYATLAGLPVPVWVFLLVAVAGGLILNRTAYGRYVQAIGSNEQVARYAAVNVDRIKVLTYALLGACVGIATLLYVPRLGSSSPTTGLLWELEAIAAVIVGGTALKGGSGSIVGTVVGAILLSVISNILNLTSVISVYLNAAVQGFVIIIVAFLQRRK; encoded by the coding sequence GTGGTAGAGCGGCAAGCTGAACCCCGGACGGTGCCCCGGTTCCAGCAGGTGCGGTCGCTGGGCTCGTGGCTGCACGGCGTCGGACCGATCGCGGGGCTGGTGCTGCTGTGCGTCGTCGGCACCCTGCTGAACGGCGATTTCGCCTCGCTCGACAACGCGACGAACGTGCTGACCCGCACCGCCTTCATCGGCATCATCGCGGTCGGCATGTGCTTCGTCATCATCTCGGGCGGCATCGACCTGTCGGTCGGCTCCATGGCGGCGCTGATCGCCGGCCTGGTCATCCTGCTGATGAACACGCTGGCCGGGTGGATCGCCCAGCCGGTGCTGGTGGTGGCCGCCGGCATGGTCTGCTCGGTCCTGCTGGGCGCCGCGTTCGGCCTGATCCACGGGCTGCTGATCACCCGCGGCCGGATCGAGCCCTTCATCGTCACGCTGGGCACGCTCGGCATCTTCCGCGCCTACCTGACCTACTTCTCCAACGGCGGCGCCATCACCCTCGACTACGAGCTGTCGGACGTCTACAGCCCGGTCTACTACGCGACCCTGGCCGGCCTCCCGGTCCCCGTCTGGGTGTTCCTGCTGGTGGCGGTCGCGGGCGGCCTGATCCTGAACCGGACCGCCTACGGGCGCTACGTCCAGGCGATCGGCTCCAACGAGCAGGTGGCGCGCTACGCCGCGGTAAACGTCGACCGGATCAAGGTGCTGACCTACGCGCTGCTGGGCGCCTGCGTCGGCATCGCGACGCTGCTGTACGTGCCCCGGCTGGGCTCGTCCTCGCCGACCACCGGCCTGCTGTGGGAGTTGGAGGCGATCGCCGCGGTGATCGTCGGCGGCACCGCGCTGAAGGGCGGGTCGGGCAGCATCGTCGGGACCGTGGTCGGCGCCATCCTGCTGTCGGTCATCAGCAACATCCTGAACCTGACCAGCGTCATCAGCGTCTACCTGAACGCGGCGGTCCAGGGCTTCGTGATCATCATCGTGGCGTTCCTGCAAAGGCGGAAATGA
- a CDS encoding IclR family transcriptional regulator, whose protein sequence is MNVNGNVKTAGRTLDVFEAFEDIGKPLTLSDLARRLEMPVSSCHGLVGTLKARGYLYAVNRRTLYPTRRLLEMARRIVARDPMLERMAAFLERLRDDTGETVILGKRQDDAVIYLEVVEGLRTIRYSAKPGELKPLHSSAIGKAMLGEMPPADLAAWLAGHSLNAITENTLVTAESLERDLAAGRERGYQVTRGENVADVMAVATAIHLNGEPIGVAVAGPLERMKSGMAAHAERLLAMKTAVEAGEEHP, encoded by the coding sequence ATGAATGTGAATGGCAACGTCAAGACCGCGGGCCGGACGCTGGATGTGTTCGAGGCGTTCGAGGATATCGGCAAGCCCTTGACCCTGTCCGACCTGGCGCGCCGGCTGGAGATGCCGGTCAGCAGCTGCCATGGGCTGGTCGGCACGCTGAAGGCGCGGGGCTACCTGTACGCGGTCAATCGGCGGACGCTCTATCCGACGCGCCGGCTCCTGGAGATGGCCCGCCGCATCGTCGCCAGGGACCCGATGCTGGAACGGATGGCCGCTTTCCTGGAGCGGCTGCGCGACGACACCGGGGAGACCGTCATCCTGGGCAAGCGCCAGGACGACGCGGTGATCTACCTGGAAGTGGTCGAAGGGCTGCGCACCATCCGCTATTCCGCCAAGCCGGGCGAACTGAAGCCGCTGCATTCCAGCGCGATCGGCAAGGCGATGCTGGGGGAGATGCCCCCGGCCGACCTCGCCGCGTGGCTGGCCGGACATTCCCTGAACGCCATCACCGAAAACACGCTGGTCACGGCGGAAAGCCTGGAGCGCGACCTCGCGGCCGGCCGGGAGCGCGGCTACCAGGTCACGCGGGGCGAGAACGTGGCCGACGTCATGGCCGTGGCGACCGCCATCCATCTCAACGGCGAGCCGATCGGCGTCGCGGTCGCGGGACCGCTGGAGCGGATGAAATCCGGCATGGCCGCCCACGCGGAAAGGCTGCTGGCGATGAAAACGGCCGTCGAGGCCGGCGAGGAACACCCATGA